The following are encoded in a window of Chthoniobacterales bacterium genomic DNA:
- the raiA gene encoding ribosome-associated translation inhibitor RaiA, translating into MKTIPLHITPHHLKVSNAVREFVRIKISSLARFAGDILSAEVVLRGPSGASHEFSVNARLALPGRDVHGGATHPSLYGAVNRLVDRLGRLSRKRKTRLSRMARRPTKKPGSIDNDNLSNRSTISLS; encoded by the coding sequence ATGAAAACCATCCCGCTCCATATCACCCCGCATCATCTGAAGGTCAGCAACGCTGTTCGCGAATTCGTGCGGATAAAAATCTCCTCCTTGGCGCGTTTTGCTGGAGATATTCTCTCCGCCGAAGTCGTCCTGCGCGGTCCCTCCGGTGCGTCCCATGAGTTTTCCGTCAACGCCAGGCTCGCGTTGCCCGGCCGGGACGTGCATGGCGGCGCAACCCATCCGAGTCTGTATGGGGCGGTGAATCGACTGGTGGACCGCCTGGGCCGGCTCTCTCGCAAACGCAAAACCCGCCTCTCGCGGATGGCGCGTCGCCCAACAAAGAAGCCCGGTTCAATAGATAACGATAACCTATCGAACCGATCGACTATCAGTCTTAGCTGA
- the nhaR gene encoding transcriptional activator NhaR, with product MEWLNFHHLRYFWMVARKGGVRKAAEALHVSQPSISAQLRLLEESLGEQLFKRTGRSLVLTEAGHLVLSYADEIFSAARELMSSIKKGAGTRPLRLNIGITDAVSKLITFEILRAAFRNIDAIHVVCREGELGPLVHQLQAHRLDIVLADEPASSSLKTKTFNHRLGRSGITFCAVPALAKKLRRNFPQSLHGAPALLPSENMGVRAALETWFDAHGIRPRLIGEFEDSALMEVCSAEGRGFTIVHTVVDRTALKHYGLRVIAKVEECGTDFYAITAERRVKHPAAVAITEHAYSHLFA from the coding sequence ATGGAATGGTTGAATTTTCATCATCTCCGCTACTTTTGGATGGTGGCCCGAAAAGGCGGCGTCCGAAAAGCGGCCGAGGCGCTGCACGTTTCGCAGCCATCGATTAGTGCGCAATTGCGTCTCCTGGAGGAGTCGCTGGGAGAGCAACTTTTCAAGCGCACCGGCCGCAGTCTCGTTCTCACCGAGGCCGGTCATCTCGTCCTTAGCTACGCGGATGAAATTTTCTCCGCGGCCCGCGAACTGATGAGCTCAATCAAGAAAGGCGCCGGCACGCGGCCGCTGCGCCTTAATATCGGAATAACAGATGCCGTCTCCAAACTCATTACTTTTGAGATCCTCCGGGCAGCGTTTCGCAACATCGACGCGATCCATGTCGTCTGCCGCGAGGGGGAACTCGGACCGCTTGTTCATCAGTTGCAGGCGCACCGGCTCGATATTGTTCTCGCCGACGAACCGGCCTCGAGCAGTCTCAAAACAAAGACATTCAATCATCGCCTTGGACGCTCCGGCATTACCTTCTGCGCCGTGCCGGCCCTGGCGAAAAAACTGCGTCGCAATTTTCCCCAGTCGCTGCACGGTGCGCCCGCGCTCCTCCCGAGCGAAAACATGGGGGTGCGGGCCGCGCTCGAGACCTGGTTCGACGCCCACGGCATTCGCCCCCGCCTCATCGGGGAGTTCGAAGATTCGGCCCTGATGGAAGTCTGTTCCGCGGAGGGCCGTGGCTTCACCATCGTCCATACGGTCGTCGATCGCACCGCGCTAAAACACTACGGACTCCGAGTCATTGCCAAGGTGGAGGAGTGCGGCACCGACTTCTATGCCATCACCGCGGAGCGGCGAGTGAAACATCCGGCCGCCGTCGCCATCACGGAGCACGCCTATTCGCATCTTTTTGCTTAG
- a CDS encoding YceI family protein: MKSIILTIALAALFVFSASAADTYKIDPVHSSVAFSVVHLGVTNFYGNFKDIAGTVTFDQADPAKSVVDISVPIESIETRNDKRNAHLKSPDFFDAQKFPAMTFKSTKVEGRGNNYKVTGDFTLHGVTKPLTVEFKKGPEGKGMQGEVRGGGETRFTIKRSDFGMTFMANAIADEINIVLSVEGVKQ; encoded by the coding sequence ATGAAATCAATCATCCTGACAATTGCCCTGGCTGCCTTGTTCGTCTTTTCGGCGAGCGCCGCGGACACTTACAAAATTGATCCCGTCCACTCGTCGGTCGCCTTCAGCGTGGTCCACCTCGGGGTGACGAACTTTTACGGTAACTTCAAGGACATCGCCGGCACGGTTACCTTCGACCAGGCGGATCCCGCCAAAAGCGTGGTTGATATCTCGGTCCCGATCGAAAGCATCGAGACGCGCAACGACAAACGGAATGCGCATCTAAAAAGTCCGGATTTTTTTGATGCCCAGAAATTTCCGGCCATGACTTTCAAGAGCACGAAAGTGGAGGGGAGGGGAAACAATTACAAAGTGACCGGTGATTTCACGCTCCACGGCGTGACCAAGCCGTTGACGGTCGAGTTTAAGAAAGGGCCGGAAGGAAAGGGAATGCAGGGAGAAGTTCGCGGTGGCGGCGAAACGCGCTTCACCATCAAGCGGAGCGATTTCGGGATGACGTTCATGGCGAACGCGATCGCGGACGAGATCAATATCGTCTTAAGCGTGGAAGGCGTTAAGCAATAG
- a CDS encoding DinB family protein produces the protein MYSARLLTRLCLTSLLLSASMAAAQPSPASPTLKSVLLEQLKTTHNQEDWFVPVKIAIEGLTPEQAAWKDPNENHSIAQLVNHLIFWNQQQLTKFKGEKPAPFSGDNKETFAGLDKASWEASVKQIDEVLVAWEKAIEEADDAKLAKWYSIIARISTHNAYHTGQIIYIRKMKGNWDPAKGVK, from the coding sequence ATGTATTCTGCTCGACTCCTGACCCGGCTTTGTCTCACCAGTCTTTTGCTTTCCGCTTCGATGGCGGCCGCCCAACCCAGCCCGGCATCCCCTACCCTCAAGTCGGTTCTTCTCGAGCAACTAAAAACCACCCATAACCAGGAAGACTGGTTCGTGCCGGTGAAGATCGCCATTGAAGGCCTCACGCCGGAGCAGGCCGCGTGGAAGGATCCGAATGAGAACCATTCCATCGCGCAACTGGTGAATCACCTGATCTTCTGGAATCAACAGCAGCTCACCAAGTTCAAGGGCGAAAAGCCGGCGCCATTCAGCGGCGATAACAAGGAGACGTTTGCCGGTTTGGACAAGGCGAGCTGGGAAGCAAGCGTGAAACAGATCGACGAAGTCCTGGTCGCCTGGGAGAAAGCGATCGAAGAAGCCGACGACGCGAAGCTGGCGAAGTGGTATTCCATCATTGCCCGGATCAGCACCCACAACGCCTATCACACCGGCCAGATCATCTACATTCGCAAGATGAAGGGAAACTGGGACCCGGCGAAGGGCGTCAAGTAG
- a CDS encoding SRPBCC family protein yields MATNTIRLHRVIRADSDRIYRAFLDPDAMVKWLPPNGFTGKVHHMDAKVGGGHKMSFTNFTTGQSHSFGGTYVELTPNERIRYTDKFDDPNLPGEMQVTVTLKKVLGGTDVNIVQEGVPDVIPAEMCYLGWQESLVLLAKLVEAEIPDQS; encoded by the coding sequence ATGGCTACCAACACGATCCGACTTCACCGCGTGATCCGCGCCGACTCCGATAGAATTTACCGCGCCTTCCTGGACCCAGACGCGATGGTGAAATGGCTGCCACCTAACGGATTCACCGGCAAGGTGCACCACATGGATGCCAAAGTCGGCGGCGGCCACAAAATGTCGTTCACGAATTTTACCACCGGCCAAAGCCACTCCTTCGGCGGCACCTATGTTGAGCTCACGCCTAACGAGCGGATTCGCTACACCGACAAGTTCGACGACCCGAATCTGCCGGGCGAAATGCAGGTGACGGTAACGTTGAAGAAGGTCCTCGGTGGGACGGACGTGAACATCGTGCAGGAAGGCGTGCCTGACGTTATCCCGGCCGAAATGTGTTATCTCGGCTGGCAGGAGTCGCTCGTTCTGCTCGCAAAATTGGTCGAGGCCGAAATTCCCGATCAATCTTAA